DNA from Osmerus mordax isolate fOsmMor3 chromosome 2, fOsmMor3.pri, whole genome shotgun sequence:
TCTAGTGTCGTGCTATTTAGGACGACCCTGAGCTGAGCACTTTATGAATGTACTATCCTGAAATACTTGGAAGTCTGAACACTGTGACCCAGGTGAGCAACTAACTAGGAGCCTGAACTGAGAGCCAAGCTCCAGAGAGCCAAAGGATGTCTGTGTCCTGACTCGTGTTGTGTGATTCTCtgagtgtgtctgaatgtggaCAGAAGATCCTGCTGCATCATTTCCCTCCTGCCTTAATTCACTTCCCTCCACAGCTTCGGGAACATAGAATAGGTGTAAACAACCAGGTAAAAAGTATCAAGTTGCCTCAAGATCTGTGAAGGGGGGTGAATAAAACCAGCTAGTAGGGAACAACTTCAATAAATGTGACACTCACGGTCCCCCTGTTCTCATTTACAGAGCACAGCATATCTTATAAATCAGTTCTTATTGTGGTACTTACAAATGTCCAACCCTTATGATGCTCCGATTTACACAATACGTGTATAAGACAGTCACATTGTTCTCTTAACCCTTCGAGACACAGACAACCTTACTGCAACCCATGTAATGTTGCGTGCATTAGCCCTTAAACAAGACTATGCCCAACAACCTATCCTTTCAAACACCAGAAAAGTCAAATTTTGCATGTTTTgccaaagacacaaacacaaaacactgtgcTTTTCTAGAAATCAACTTGATGCATGCAGACCTTGCAGATGGGTTCCCTCTAATTCAATAAAAACGTGTAATGATAAATGTTGTTCTGGAACGATCAGGTACCATAACACAAACCACCCTTCAACGCGGAAGAGTTACAACAAGGAAGGCCAAGTCTGGGGAGAAGGAAGCTGCCTGCGCTTGAAGGGTTGAACAGTAAAAGGAGGGTTAGAACCCTTGAAAGACATCCATGGTGTCAGGGAGCAATGGTACacaatgagagggagggagggaggagcactATGGAGGGAAGACGGAGGGGTGAAATTTACCATCTGCAAAGGGGTCGAGACGCTCCGGGGAGATGATCATCTGTCTCCGCCTGGCCTTGTATTCATCCTCTCGCTCAGCAATCTTCTGGGGCCGATGCTCAGCAAAGGGGTCATACTGGAGGAGGCAACAACAgttgttaaataaaataaaaactataAAACATCACTTTCcatgtgtagcctaactgatTCATTTCTATGCTTGCCTGAAGTTAATTTCTGTCAAAGGGTTGCGTTAAAGGCCCATGTACCAACCTGTTCATCTGACTGTGGTATTGCATTGAGTATCGCTACTGGAGCATGATACCCTGGTTTCTTCTGTCCCAGTAAGCTTGTAGATGaatcctcttcctcgtcctagaagaaaacagacagacaagtctAGTCAAGCCTTGCATGATGGCAGGCTTTCCTAGCTCACACtccaaaacaaacaagcacaaCATAGTGGAGCAGTCAAACTCCATAAAAATAGCTGTGAAACCAGGAAGGTCAGCATAAAGTCTGACCACTGGGCAGATTAGTAGGATGAAGTGTAACACTTACATCCTCCTGTTCGTTCGCTGCAATAGAAGTGACATATCCAGCAAAGCGGCTGTCGCTGCCGCCATAGATCTCCTGGTCGTAATACCCTGTTGAGTCCAGGCCCACACCCTGGTCCCCCTCCTCTAACAGGGCCGCCTTCATGCCCTGGATCTCAAGGATCTGGGCCTCAATGTCTGCAAGAAAATAAGCCAACATCAGGGTTAATTCACTGACTACCAAATACAACTTGTATTAAAGCTAAAGCGGGGGGAGGTGTAAAGAATAAATAAATCTGTAGTCAACtttttaaaaaaacattataacTAAGGCAACATGTTATACACTATAGAATAAATATCATGCACCATGTCGTTATGTCCAACAGTGATACCTGTGCTTAACAAGACGGAAAGACAATTTAATTTCATCTAACAACGCCATTTTGATGCTACCGTGCTAGTTAGCCAACTTGGCTTGGCTAGAAGGCACACAACGAAGCTGTGACGCCGTTCACAAAAAAACACCAAACCTTCACATTTGTATTTTCGTATGCATGTCAAGTAACATCGTAGAATACCACGTCGCAACAAACAAATACGCTAAGCAATATATTAACTTGTTTCGTTGTAATTGTACATTTGTTTGTAAAAGtatattagctagctagctattagcCGGGCGCCATTATCTATTATCCATCCTCGTTGTCACTGACTTCGTTGACACGAGGAAAAACGGCATAAAACGTGTATGCACGGACCAATTAATATTTACCATGTCAAGATTATGCTATAGTATACATGGGAAAATAAAACATAGTGTTGCATTCTAAATAAATGAGCATTTTTAGTAAAATTCTGTTACCTTCGTGTGTTTTGGCGATCTTCGCCATTTTGGTGGTTTGGAGAAACTGGAACCGGAAAGATGCAATTGAGCGTTTCCGTTCTGAAAGAGGGAGGCACTATTATTTTTTTATCCCAGTAAACACCTCCTTTCACTACAGAATAAGATTGACCTCCGTTGTTCGACGGCACAAGAGCTAGTTAGCCTTTCTACTACAGGCGAAGGTACACTGCCTATTAATAGAGGCTACATTTAAAACTCCATGTCAATAATAGTAATAGTATACAATAATATAAAACCTATTTATCATTTGTGCTTTTGCACGTAATTTACATTGTTGATTTAATTGTTTTAATTGATCGTGATTAGGTCtcgcgagagagagacaagggctACAGCTGAAATATTCAGTGAAACATGAAGCGTCTACGTTTGTTACACTTTACCACTGATAGGGCTTGTTCACCTCTATAAAACTCATGCCTCTTTGCATCCTGTTCCATGCATCCTCAAATGACCCATGACATGACCCTGATGTTTAGTTGATGGGTAGGTGATAAGACCCGTCTGTTCTCTGATTGACATCGCAGATGTTTTTTTCCAAGAC
Protein-coding regions in this window:
- the sf3b1 gene encoding splicing factor 3B subunit 1 isoform X6, translated to MAKIAKTHEDIEAQILEIQGMKAALLEEGDQGVGLDSTGYYDQEIYGGSDSRFAGYVTSIAANEQEDDEEEDSSTSLLGQKKPGYHAPVAILNAIPQSDEQYDPFAEHRPQKIAEREDEYKARRRQMIISPERLDPFADGFFSAG
- the sf3b1 gene encoding splicing factor 3B subunit 1 isoform X5, with translation MAKIAKTHEDIEAQILEIQGMKAALLEEGDQGVGLDSTGYYDQEIYGGSDSRFAGYVTSIAANEQEDDEEEDSSTSLLGQKKPGYHAPVAILNAIPQSDEQYDPFAEHRPQKIAEREDEYKARRRQMIISPERLDPFADAQAASFSPDLAFLVVTLPR
- the sf3b1 gene encoding splicing factor 3B subunit 1 isoform X4, yielding MAKIAKTHEDIEAQILEIQGMKAALLEEGDQGVGLDSTGYYDQEIYGGSDSRFAGYVTSIAANEQEDDEEEDSSTSLLGQKKPGYHAPVAILNAIPQSDEQYDPFAEHRPQKIAEREDEYKARRRQMIISPERLDPFADAVLLCQSCLHSLKGCSNSSCASFLPVEV
- the sf3b1 gene encoding splicing factor 3B subunit 1 isoform X3; translated protein: MAKIAKTHEDIEAQILEIQGMKAALLEEGDQGVGLDSTGYYDQEIYGGSDSRFAGYVTSIAANEQEDDEEEDSSTSLLGQKKPGYHAPVAILNAIPQSDEQYDPFAEHRPQKIAEREDEYKARRRQMIISPERLDPFADAVLLCQSCLHSLKGCSNSSCVGYGEHKQKCALVSLVRVHWLVFWGPVATNLLRLKTMFDFF